Proteins from a single region of Verrucomicrobiota bacterium:
- a CDS encoding dicarboxylate/amino acid:cation symporter has protein sequence MLKRILGIPLYIQILVSIFLAILLGQLIPQDAELFSIPVLGIYEFLGDLFLQALKMLIVPLIVSAVITSMAGLGKDHAFGRLGLKTLSYYATTSILAILTGLFLVNITEPGLKDGQPNSILKEIAAPEEEVSSKVGDRGMRDIVEIFLRMLPPNIIKAAVEGQMLGLIVFSILFGYFIVHIRKDLSKSLTNTSEAVYEVMLKITSLVMRFAPIGVFGLVAEVSVKSDLDLFLSLFKFFLTVLFALGIHLFVTMPILLSVIGRVNPFKHYRAMFPALLTSFSTASSSATLPVTMECLQHKAGVSRRISNFTTPLGATVNMDGTALYECVAVIFLIQVYGGDLSFATQMTTVVLALLTSIGVAGVPSASLVAILVILNAVGMPKEALGLLMVFDRILDMCRTSVNVFSDSCGAVIIARTEGEKTKLLS, from the coding sequence ATGCTTAAGCGAATTCTTGGAATCCCACTCTATATTCAAATCCTTGTCTCAATTTTTTTAGCCATTTTGCTCGGACAACTCATTCCCCAAGATGCCGAGCTTTTTTCTATACCTGTCTTAGGTATCTATGAATTTCTAGGCGATCTCTTCTTACAGGCTCTTAAAATGCTCATTGTTCCTCTAATAGTTTCGGCGGTCATTACTAGTATGGCTGGTTTAGGCAAAGACCATGCCTTTGGCCGATTAGGACTCAAGACCCTAAGCTATTATGCTACTACTAGTATACTCGCGATTCTAACAGGCCTTTTTCTAGTCAACATAACAGAGCCAGGCTTGAAAGATGGTCAGCCTAATTCAATACTTAAAGAAATAGCAGCGCCTGAGGAAGAAGTTTCCTCAAAAGTGGGTGATCGCGGCATGAGGGATATTGTTGAGATCTTCTTGCGCATGCTTCCCCCAAATATCATTAAGGCGGCAGTTGAAGGGCAAATGCTCGGTCTTATCGTCTTTTCTATCTTATTTGGATACTTTATTGTTCATATCCGTAAAGACCTTTCCAAATCATTAACGAATACTTCTGAAGCGGTATACGAAGTCATGCTCAAAATCACAAGTCTCGTCATGCGTTTTGCTCCCATTGGTGTTTTTGGGCTCGTAGCAGAGGTTTCGGTAAAAAGTGATTTAGACCTCTTTTTGAGCTTATTTAAGTTCTTCCTAACGGTTTTGTTCGCCCTAGGAATTCACCTCTTTGTTACCATGCCCATCTTGCTATCTGTAATTGGGCGCGTGAACCCCTTCAAACATTATCGTGCCATGTTCCCAGCACTCTTAACCTCGTTTTCAACAGCCTCTTCCAGCGCAACACTTCCTGTCACCATGGAGTGCTTACAACACAAAGCAGGAGTAAGCCGTCGCATAAGTAATTTTACAACACCTCTTGGTGCTACAGTAAACATGGATGGAACTGCATTGTACGAATGTGTGGCCGTAATATTCCTTATCCAAGTTTATGGAGGTGACCTATCATTCGCCACTCAAATGACGACTGTTGTCTTAGCACTTCTCACTTCCATAGGAGTTGCTGGCGTACCCTCGGCCAGTTTAGTTGCCATCCTTGTTATTCTAAATGCAGTAGGTATGCCCAAAGAAGCTCTCGGATTGCTCATGGTATTCGACCGCATTTTGGATATGTGTCGGACCAGTGTAAATGTATTCAGTGATTCTTGCGGTGCTGTTATTATTGCTCGCACTGAAGGGGAAAAGACCAAACTGCTTTCCTAA
- a CDS encoding GAF domain-containing SpoIIE family protein phosphatase, whose product MFQVFGTILILILSASLFIVATKLQRTLQVIHKRDDQINAYSKEKSLLFDFLHDLGEAFTENLDRQQLLDTILACSVNVTSARGGIIYLYKESKQALISESVVGVFPPPFPFPKEMEFKMASRDEYLESILRTEPLAISANNPLVDVFKERKVLYVKAEDKNRPFLSMEDENLNFRSLIVVPLHNKKECLGILAIANPTDRESFTEANLNLAKSIAHQAFFSLQSTTLYAELAEKQRMDFELNTAREIQTILLPEKCPVIPGYDITAISIPAQQVSGDYYDFIELDEDHLGIVIADVSGKGVPASLVMAICRSLIRFHSPTMNSPTETLKVVNRILYPDIREDMFITLAYFVLNHKTGVLTIAKAGHDAPLLCTDNFENIKTLQSPGIALGIDSGEVFDNVLQDFVVPLSTNDTVLVYTDGMNETVNSDGVEFGREPIKASLKAEAHRGTSPLLEDLVQRAIHFRGTEVQSDDITLVALQKK is encoded by the coding sequence ATGTTTCAAGTTTTTGGAACGATCCTGATTTTAATACTTAGTGCCAGCTTGTTTATTGTTGCTACCAAGCTACAAAGGACGCTTCAGGTAATCCACAAGAGGGACGATCAAATTAACGCCTATTCTAAAGAGAAGTCGCTGCTCTTTGATTTTTTACATGACTTGGGAGAAGCCTTTACAGAGAACTTAGATAGGCAACAACTCTTAGATACTATACTTGCTTGCTCAGTTAACGTTACAAGCGCACGCGGAGGCATCATCTACCTCTACAAAGAATCAAAGCAAGCCTTAATTTCAGAGTCGGTTGTTGGAGTTTTTCCTCCGCCCTTTCCTTTCCCTAAGGAAATGGAATTTAAAATGGCAAGCCGCGATGAATACCTAGAGAGTATTCTGCGCACTGAACCTCTGGCTATTTCAGCCAACAATCCTCTAGTAGACGTTTTTAAAGAAAGAAAAGTCCTCTATGTCAAAGCTGAAGATAAAAATCGCCCGTTCCTTTCAATGGAAGACGAAAATTTAAATTTTAGATCTCTCATAGTTGTCCCACTGCACAATAAAAAGGAATGCCTTGGGATACTAGCTATTGCTAATCCAACAGATCGAGAATCTTTCACTGAAGCTAACCTCAATCTTGCAAAATCTATTGCTCACCAAGCATTTTTCTCTCTACAAAGCACCACTTTATACGCCGAACTCGCAGAAAAACAGCGAATGGACTTTGAGCTTAATACGGCAAGAGAAATACAGACCATCTTATTACCTGAAAAATGCCCGGTTATCCCTGGTTATGATATCACTGCTATCAGCATACCCGCCCAACAGGTCAGCGGTGATTATTATGATTTTATTGAATTAGATGAGGACCACCTAGGTATTGTCATCGCCGATGTTTCCGGGAAAGGCGTACCCGCATCCCTCGTCATGGCCATATGCCGTTCCCTCATTCGTTTCCACTCTCCTACCATGAATTCTCCTACAGAGACGCTTAAAGTAGTTAACCGAATTTTATATCCCGATATACGAGAAGACATGTTCATTACCCTAGCTTATTTTGTTCTAAATCATAAAACAGGTGTTCTCACCATAGCCAAAGCCGGCCATGATGCTCCCTTACTTTGCACGGATAACTTTGAAAATATCAAAACCCTTCAGTCGCCCGGTATTGCTCTCGGCATTGACAGCGGAGAAGTCTTCGATAATGTTTTACAAGATTTCGTCGTTCCTCTATCAACGAATGATACTGTTCTTGTGTATACAGATGGTATGAATGAGACAGTTAATAGTGATGGAGTGGAATTTGGCCGTGAACCAATTAAGGCCTCCTTGAAAGCTGAAGCACATCGTGGAACATCACCTCTGTTAGAGGATCTTGTGCAAAGGGCTATTCATTTCCGAGGAACAGAAGTCCAAAGTGATGATATAACTTTAGTAGCATTACAGAAGAAATAA
- a CDS encoding L-threonylcarbamoyladenylate synthase: protein MIYTTSKYHIQKAADLIKAGECVAMPTETVYGLAANALNPSSVAKIFEIKRRPSFDPLILHISKDYDLGQIVNSVPEAAEKIIQAFWPGAITIILPKCASVPDIATSGLPTVAVRCPAHPVAQELLTHCKFPLAAPSANPFGRISPTTAEAVEEELGDKIPAILDGGPCELGIESTIIDFAEGKPAILRPGAISAEDLEPYLGPIQQKGLGEHPEAPGMLKSHYAPRTPLYLAFEKLPQELPKENAYLFFDRQQNLPPISFTLSAKGDLREAAANLFQAMRELDQSDASQIYCEPIPDYSLGRAINDRLIKASSGAVALIDNDFIVAPAGR from the coding sequence GTGATATACACGACTAGCAAATACCATATTCAGAAGGCAGCCGATTTAATAAAAGCAGGAGAATGCGTCGCCATGCCCACTGAAACCGTTTATGGGCTTGCTGCAAATGCTTTAAACCCTTCCTCCGTCGCCAAGATTTTTGAGATCAAAAGGCGTCCATCCTTTGATCCACTCATTTTACATATATCGAAAGATTATGATCTTGGACAAATAGTAAATTCTGTCCCAGAAGCTGCAGAAAAAATTATTCAAGCATTCTGGCCAGGAGCCATTACCATTATTCTACCGAAATGCGCATCTGTTCCAGATATTGCAACTTCTGGCTTGCCTACCGTTGCCGTGCGCTGCCCTGCCCATCCTGTAGCTCAAGAGCTACTCACTCATTGCAAATTCCCCCTAGCTGCACCGAGTGCCAACCCCTTTGGACGCATTAGTCCAACCACTGCAGAGGCTGTTGAAGAAGAACTCGGCGACAAAATACCAGCTATCTTGGACGGTGGGCCATGCGAGTTGGGTATTGAGTCGACGATCATAGACTTTGCCGAGGGAAAACCTGCCATCCTCAGACCCGGGGCAATATCTGCCGAAGATTTAGAACCGTATCTAGGGCCTATTCAACAAAAAGGACTGGGCGAACATCCTGAAGCCCCTGGCATGCTCAAGAGCCATTACGCACCACGGACACCGCTTTATCTAGCATTCGAAAAACTACCTCAAGAGCTCCCTAAAGAAAACGCCTATCTCTTCTTTGACCGACAGCAGAATCTTCCCCCTATTTCATTTACCCTCTCCGCAAAAGGGGACCTAAGAGAGGCTGCGGCAAATCTTTTTCAAGCCATGCGAGAACTAGATCAAAGTGATGCAAGTCAAATCTATTGTGAGCCTATTCCTGACTACAGCCTGGGTCGAGCCATCAACGATCGACTCATCAAGGCATCTTCTGGAGCAGTTGCACTCATAGACAATGATTTTATCGTCGCTCCTGCTGGCCGGTAA
- the uvrA gene encoding excinuclease ABC subunit UvrA: protein MNCHHTQKQGVKNDSHERGFISIQGARQHNLKNLSLKIPKNKLTVITGPSGSGKSSLAFDTLFAEGQRRYINSLSSYARQFLDKMEKPDVDIIDGLSPAVAIEQRSGSNSPRSTVATVTEILDYLRILYATSGKAHHPETGKPLQKFSSQEIVDKILSQEEGMRFVIASPLVSQDKGHHKALFQQLRRDGFVRVRVDGKMYSLDEEIATDKEQPHDIEVIIDRLKVTSKIQNRLSQSVELALDKGQGVLTILWLDNEQKIIDQWHLSNQNFDPETGFVFPTVTPRHFSFNSPLGACPTCSGLGTEAILDNDLIIPDHSLSLEDGAILPWKKAPVKLATHYQHLLRKLAEYYKVSMTSSWKDLPESFQHVLLYGSGARTIPQLNQSFVGIRQQLEELYNDSSSSTTRQRIHAFMTHQTCRACRGSRLRPEICAVTLGNNHSEFQLSLHELCDATVENAESFLKKLHWSGNKADASEDLCQEVLDRLRFLKDVGLGYLTLNRETGSLSGGELQRIRLAGQLGAGLTGVLYVLDEPSIGLHQRDNERLLQTIENLRDLGNTVVVVEHDEDTMERADYIIDLGPVAGPRGGYLVAEGTPGDIANHPKSTTGRYLSKQESLPIPEKRKPLHKGFLNIINARENNLGGINVSFPIGCFTCVTGVSGSGKSTLVNEVLSKALFRHFFRSKDKPGRHDKITGLDELDKVVTIDQSPIGRTPRSNPLTYIGAFNLVRDLYAQLPSSRIRGYTKNRFSFNTAGGRCEHCKGDGYIRLAMHFLPDVFVECEHCKGQRFNRETLEITYKGHHIAHVLNLTVDEGIDLFSSIPAITEKLEALSKVGLGYLKLGQPSNTLSGGEAQRIKLATEFSKKTTGHTCFIMDEPTTGLHLLDIEYLLRIIFQLREAGNTIIVIEHHLDIIKSADYVIDLGPEGGNQGGQVVCVGAPEEIAKCKESYTGSFLKRKLQM, encoded by the coding sequence ATGAATTGTCATCATACTCAAAAGCAAGGTGTAAAGAATGATTCCCATGAAAGGGGTTTCATTTCAATCCAAGGAGCACGCCAGCACAATCTCAAGAACCTGTCGCTAAAGATACCAAAGAATAAGCTGACGGTTATCACAGGACCTTCTGGATCAGGAAAATCCTCTTTGGCATTTGACACGCTTTTTGCTGAAGGGCAACGCCGTTACATTAATAGCCTCTCCTCCTATGCAAGACAATTTTTAGACAAGATGGAAAAACCCGATGTAGATATTATTGATGGTCTATCCCCCGCCGTAGCTATCGAGCAAAGATCTGGATCTAACAGTCCTCGCTCTACCGTTGCGACAGTTACTGAAATTCTCGATTATCTCAGAATACTCTATGCCACCTCAGGCAAGGCTCATCATCCAGAAACTGGTAAACCGCTACAAAAATTCAGTAGCCAAGAAATTGTCGATAAAATATTATCTCAGGAGGAAGGTATGCGCTTTGTTATCGCTTCTCCTTTGGTTTCCCAAGACAAGGGGCATCATAAAGCTCTGTTCCAGCAACTACGTCGTGATGGCTTTGTCCGAGTACGTGTTGACGGTAAGATGTACAGTTTAGATGAAGAGATAGCCACCGACAAAGAGCAGCCACACGATATTGAAGTAATAATCGACCGCCTTAAGGTAACTTCAAAGATTCAGAACCGGCTAAGTCAATCTGTAGAATTAGCTTTAGATAAAGGGCAAGGAGTCCTCACAATACTGTGGTTAGATAATGAACAAAAAATAATTGATCAATGGCATTTAAGTAATCAAAATTTTGATCCTGAAACAGGATTTGTATTTCCCACCGTTACACCACGACACTTTTCATTTAATAGCCCTTTAGGAGCCTGTCCCACTTGTTCTGGTTTGGGAACGGAAGCCATCTTAGATAATGATCTTATTATTCCAGATCATTCCTTGAGCTTAGAAGATGGCGCTATTCTCCCCTGGAAGAAAGCACCTGTAAAACTCGCTACACATTATCAGCACTTACTAAGGAAGCTGGCTGAATACTATAAAGTTAGTATGACAAGTTCATGGAAAGATCTGCCAGAGTCGTTTCAACATGTTCTCTTATATGGCTCGGGTGCTAGAACCATACCACAGCTCAACCAGTCTTTTGTAGGCATTCGGCAACAGCTGGAAGAGCTTTACAATGACAGTTCGAGTTCCACTACTCGTCAACGAATTCATGCCTTCATGACTCATCAAACGTGTAGAGCTTGTCGTGGCTCACGCTTACGTCCTGAAATATGCGCAGTAACGCTTGGAAACAACCATAGCGAATTTCAATTAAGTCTTCATGAGCTCTGTGACGCAACAGTAGAAAATGCTGAGTCCTTTCTTAAAAAGCTTCATTGGAGTGGTAATAAAGCAGATGCCTCAGAAGATCTGTGCCAAGAAGTTTTAGACCGCTTAAGATTCTTGAAAGACGTAGGACTTGGTTACTTAACGCTAAACCGCGAAACAGGAAGTCTCTCTGGAGGAGAGTTACAGCGTATACGACTTGCTGGGCAATTAGGTGCTGGTCTGACAGGCGTGCTATACGTTTTAGATGAACCCAGTATAGGACTTCATCAACGAGATAATGAACGCTTATTGCAAACTATCGAAAATCTCAGAGATCTAGGAAATACCGTAGTTGTAGTCGAACACGATGAAGATACCATGGAGCGAGCTGACTACATTATCGATCTCGGACCAGTTGCTGGACCACGTGGTGGCTATCTGGTGGCAGAAGGCACACCAGGCGACATAGCAAATCATCCTAAGTCAACCACTGGCCGTTATTTATCAAAGCAAGAATCTTTACCTATTCCTGAAAAGCGTAAACCTTTGCACAAAGGGTTTTTGAATATTATCAATGCTCGAGAAAACAACTTAGGAGGTATTAATGTTTCTTTTCCCATTGGTTGTTTTACTTGTGTAACTGGAGTAAGTGGTTCTGGAAAGAGCACTCTTGTCAATGAAGTGCTTAGCAAGGCTCTTTTTAGACATTTTTTCCGATCAAAAGACAAGCCTGGACGACATGATAAAATTACTGGACTAGATGAACTCGACAAAGTAGTAACAATTGACCAAAGCCCGATCGGCCGAACACCGCGTTCCAATCCACTCACTTACATTGGTGCATTTAATCTCGTACGCGACTTATATGCACAATTGCCTTCTTCACGCATTCGGGGCTACACAAAAAATCGCTTCAGCTTTAACACAGCTGGAGGACGTTGTGAACATTGTAAAGGCGATGGGTATATACGCTTAGCTATGCATTTCTTGCCAGACGTATTTGTAGAATGTGAGCACTGCAAGGGCCAACGTTTCAACCGAGAGACTTTAGAGATTACTTATAAGGGACATCACATTGCCCACGTTCTCAATCTAACGGTTGATGAGGGAATTGACCTATTTAGTAGCATTCCCGCGATAACTGAGAAACTTGAGGCCTTATCGAAAGTAGGTCTAGGTTATTTAAAATTGGGACAGCCTTCCAACACTCTATCAGGTGGGGAAGCACAACGCATCAAGCTTGCTACCGAGTTCTCCAAGAAGACAACAGGACATACATGTTTTATCATGGATGAACCGACTACAGGCTTGCATTTGCTTGATATTGAATATCTTTTACGCATTATATTTCAGTTGCGAGAGGCGGGGAATACAATTATCGTGATTGAACATCATTTAGACATTATAAAATCTGCAGATTACGTCATAGACCTAGGGCCAGAAGGTGGAAACCAAGGTGGCCAAGTAGTGTGCGTTGGCGCACCTGAGGAAATAGCTAAGTGTAAAGAAAGTTACACGGGAAGTTTCCTCAAAAGAAAACTTCAAATGTAA
- a CDS encoding GAF domain-containing protein has product MPILAKITQEISQVLGVERVGIWSYEDKQKAIRCIEHFERRLNRHKKGCVLEKFNDPRAREFKRYFEQLSVKSMLDVPFSILGKRGGVICIENVEEVCECTLGEQICVPSAADSISLIMSTYASQVNEYALKNKAAIIVT; this is encoded by the coding sequence ATGCCTATCTTGGCGAAGATTACGCAAGAGATCTCACAGGTGCTCGGCGTTGAAAGGGTGGGGATTTGGAGCTATGAAGACAAACAGAAGGCAATACGTTGCATCGAGCACTTTGAACGAAGGTTGAACCGTCACAAGAAGGGCTGCGTTCTAGAAAAATTCAATGACCCTAGAGCAAGAGAATTTAAGCGCTATTTCGAACAACTCAGCGTTAAATCTATGCTCGATGTTCCTTTTTCTATCCTGGGAAAAAGAGGAGGAGTGATTTGTATAGAGAATGTTGAGGAGGTGTGCGAGTGTACACTAGGCGAACAAATTTGTGTCCCCTCTGCGGCGGATTCTATTTCTTTAATCATGAGTACTTACGCTAGCCAAGTGAATGAATACGCGCTGAAAAATAAAGCGGCCATTATTGTGACTTAG
- the grpE gene encoding nucleotide exchange factor GrpE: protein MSDKQTNKSQLKEEDKNLETSIENEAIEEEKNLEAPEVIEAKSSENEEIEKRVTPELSPEEKIAQLQDTVVRMRADFDNFRKRLQKEKEDSIRYANEGLLESLIPIFDNFELGLQAAEQATDVKSLVMGMSMVKEQLKRFLDDSGLTQIDARSGEFDPHVHEAVSHEESSDVPEGQIITQRRKGYKLKDRLIRPASVVVAKAPSEKEAEETSNTEQTNA from the coding sequence ATGAGTGATAAACAGACCAACAAAAGCCAACTAAAAGAAGAAGATAAGAACTTAGAAACTTCTATCGAGAACGAAGCCATTGAGGAAGAGAAGAACCTTGAGGCACCTGAAGTAATTGAAGCAAAATCTTCAGAAAACGAGGAAATAGAGAAACGGGTAACTCCTGAGCTCTCTCCTGAAGAAAAAATTGCCCAACTACAAGATACCGTGGTTCGAATGCGTGCAGACTTTGACAATTTCCGCAAGCGTTTACAAAAAGAGAAGGAAGACTCTATCCGTTATGCAAACGAAGGCCTACTAGAATCTCTCATACCTATTTTTGACAACTTTGAATTGGGACTCCAGGCAGCTGAGCAAGCTACCGATGTAAAGTCCCTAGTGATGGGTATGTCAATGGTCAAAGAGCAACTTAAGCGCTTTCTCGATGATTCTGGACTTACCCAAATTGACGCGAGAAGTGGCGAATTCGACCCACATGTCCATGAGGCTGTTTCACACGAAGAATCTTCTGATGTGCCTGAAGGTCAGATTATCACTCAACGTCGCAAAGGGTATAAACTTAAAGACCGACTTATACGCCCCGCAAGTGTAGTCGTGGCTAAAGCCCCTAGTGAAAAAGAAGCAGAAGAAACTTCAAACACGGAGCAAACGAATGCCTAA
- a CDS encoding tetratricopeptide repeat protein, whose protein sequence is MAKLVLSLLALMLGGYGLSAQTYETRDLSFAKRSFQDGLHDLAALKLNNFIKAYPNSSQLHEAYWLLGQAYYFQDNFENALTEFSRTKNIPEDWHPRFIYWQAETYGQLKQWKKAIALFQEIIDEFAQTEWSSKSSIGLSKAHFAIGNHERAINCLKPLLESERDGVKQLAMLQEARILLAQEKWTQARPLIVSLTQAKLRPPLLFEVKLWEGEVAIINEEYSEALEAFKRITSDQRATPRRLVAQAWFNQGKVHEILEQWPKSASAYEQCFILSRSANTTESAVLKYLEIESKNGNLATAALKVKEFVRKQEIPPIFAWLAIARYHLNDKDYNLAISELDNFISSYHNHPARWNGYLLLAEALQLNNNIPKSLEVLDKIAEQNESPQLKLKAQLKMAGLKFDQNDFANASKFYQIIAKETSSLQLSETCDFRNLICLARTRKIDEFENEATIFQKKYTESEYLESIQLEHASLLEQNDQIKEARNIYFELIAKSASLPKVAEAKYALGKSYYKSSENKKAYETLEGLIEDHPSFPQREEAIYWKIFTEQHSESSDAETIRKSYEALLTDYPEHTKKVHIFFQIALSYYNEQNYNLAQKKFEQIAQDFPSNAFVHESMYLAGRSSMGLNNYQKSISLLEKVDQDSEFKPYARLAQVVCLMFQGQHEEALKITDSLIKEKANDYIWTEASLRKVDCLFQLANNSPQRLKEAHDICSKILANENANIAAKNEAGYLKGRILLEMNQQTEALEAYMDVVYGNYLPSEITQQNHEPELFWFIKSGVEAAEMKEDLNDIRGAVAIYRILEKLGGPSRIEFRHKIEDLKARHFIWEET, encoded by the coding sequence ATGGCCAAGTTGGTACTAAGCTTATTGGCATTGATGTTAGGTGGCTATGGCTTGAGCGCTCAAACATATGAAACCAGAGATCTTTCCTTTGCCAAGAGATCCTTTCAAGATGGCTTACATGACCTTGCAGCACTAAAGCTGAATAACTTTATCAAGGCTTATCCAAACAGCAGCCAATTACATGAAGCTTACTGGCTTTTAGGACAGGCTTACTATTTTCAAGATAATTTTGAGAATGCCCTTACTGAGTTTAGCAGGACAAAAAACATCCCTGAGGATTGGCATCCTCGCTTTATCTACTGGCAAGCTGAAACTTATGGTCAACTTAAACAATGGAAAAAAGCCATTGCTTTATTCCAAGAGATTATTGACGAATTCGCGCAGACAGAATGGAGTTCAAAATCGTCCATCGGTTTGAGTAAAGCCCATTTTGCTATAGGAAATCATGAGCGGGCTATTAATTGCCTAAAACCTCTACTAGAATCTGAGCGTGATGGGGTAAAGCAGCTCGCCATGCTTCAAGAAGCCAGAATCCTTCTAGCCCAAGAAAAATGGACCCAGGCCCGTCCATTAATTGTTTCATTAACCCAAGCGAAACTGCGCCCGCCCCTATTATTCGAAGTAAAGCTATGGGAAGGTGAAGTTGCTATCATAAACGAAGAATATTCGGAAGCGCTTGAAGCTTTTAAGCGGATTACTTCTGATCAGCGAGCTACTCCTCGCAGGCTAGTGGCTCAAGCATGGTTCAATCAAGGGAAGGTCCATGAGATACTTGAGCAGTGGCCAAAATCCGCCAGTGCTTATGAACAATGTTTTATTCTAAGTCGGTCCGCCAACACCACTGAATCTGCGGTTCTCAAATACCTTGAAATTGAATCAAAGAATGGAAATCTTGCGACTGCAGCCCTTAAAGTAAAAGAGTTCGTTAGGAAACAGGAAATCCCACCCATCTTTGCCTGGCTCGCTATAGCTCGTTATCATCTCAATGATAAGGATTACAACTTAGCCATTAGTGAATTAGATAATTTTATCAGTTCCTATCATAACCATCCAGCCCGGTGGAACGGCTATCTCCTTTTGGCAGAAGCACTTCAATTAAATAATAACATCCCAAAAAGCTTGGAAGTCCTTGATAAAATTGCAGAACAAAACGAATCTCCTCAACTCAAGCTAAAAGCCCAACTCAAAATGGCTGGCCTTAAGTTTGATCAAAATGATTTTGCCAATGCCTCTAAATTCTATCAGATCATTGCTAAAGAAACCTCAAGTCTACAACTTTCCGAGACATGTGACTTCCGAAATCTTATCTGCCTTGCAAGAACAAGAAAAATTGACGAATTTGAGAATGAAGCCACTATTTTTCAGAAGAAATATACAGAAAGCGAATATCTGGAATCCATCCAGTTAGAACACGCTTCATTGTTAGAGCAAAATGATCAAATCAAAGAGGCTCGGAATATTTATTTTGAGCTCATTGCTAAATCAGCATCTCTTCCTAAAGTAGCTGAAGCCAAGTATGCCTTGGGTAAGTCATACTACAAATCATCAGAAAATAAGAAAGCTTATGAAACCCTGGAAGGCTTGATTGAAGATCACCCTTCATTCCCGCAACGCGAAGAGGCCATCTACTGGAAAATTTTTACAGAACAACATTCCGAATCCAGTGATGCTGAAACCATTCGAAAGAGTTACGAAGCCCTACTAACTGATTATCCTGAGCATACAAAAAAAGTGCATATTTTTTTCCAAATAGCGCTCTCATACTATAATGAGCAAAATTATAATTTGGCTCAAAAAAAATTTGAGCAGATTGCCCAGGATTTTCCATCAAATGCATTCGTTCATGAATCCATGTATCTTGCAGGCAGGTCGTCCATGGGCCTTAACAATTACCAAAAATCTATCTCCCTCCTCGAGAAAGTTGACCAAGACAGTGAGTTCAAACCATACGCCCGTCTAGCACAGGTTGTTTGTCTTATGTTTCAAGGACAGCATGAGGAAGCATTGAAAATCACAGATTCATTGATTAAAGAAAAAGCGAATGATTATATTTGGACTGAAGCCTCATTACGTAAGGTTGACTGCCTCTTTCAGCTTGCAAATAACAGTCCGCAAAGATTAAAAGAAGCACACGACATCTGCTCAAAAATTTTAGCTAATGAAAACGCTAATATTGCTGCAAAAAATGAAGCAGGCTATCTCAAAGGCCGTATTTTATTGGAAATGAATCAACAAACAGAGGCACTAGAGGCTTACATGGATGTTGTTTATGGAAATTATCTACCATCTGAGATAACTCAGCAGAATCATGAACCTGAACTTTTCTGGTTTATTAAGTCAGGTGTGGAGGCTGCTGAAATGAAAGAGGACCTAAATGATATTCGCGGGGCGGTTGCCATTTATCGCATCCTAGAAAAGCTCGGAGGACCTAGCAGAATAGAATTTCGCCATAAAATTGAGGATCTTAAGGCTAGGCACTTTATTTGGGAGGAAACCTAG
- a CDS encoding STAS domain-containing protein — MHEDDLILVKHSGDLGVVRVEGRGTFKNARYLKTFAKKSREIGINQFALDLGKCTHMDSTFMGTIAGLAIDAKKSQTPLPQVYYISEKNLELLQTLGLDRILNIVADDLKISADGKTDSKEDAEDKINQEQLSEDMLEAHQTLASLSESNAEKFEDVIHFLRNKLETSEE, encoded by the coding sequence GTGCACGAAGATGATTTAATTCTGGTAAAGCACTCGGGAGATCTTGGGGTAGTGCGAGTAGAGGGCAGAGGAACTTTCAAAAATGCAAGATACCTCAAGACTTTCGCGAAAAAGTCCAGAGAAATTGGCATCAACCAGTTTGCCTTAGATCTAGGAAAGTGCACTCACATGGATAGTACATTCATGGGGACTATTGCGGGACTAGCAATTGATGCCAAAAAAAGCCAGACTCCCCTCCCACAAGTTTATTACATATCTGAAAAGAATTTGGAACTCTTGCAAACACTTGGGCTAGATAGGATTCTTAATATAGTTGCTGATGATTTAAAGATTTCCGCTGATGGAAAAACCGACTCTAAAGAAGATGCTGAAGATAAAATTAATCAAGAACAGCTATCAGAAGATATGTTAGAAGCACATCAAACACTTGCCAGTTTAAGTGAATCCAATGCTGAGAAATTTGAAGATGTCATTCATTTCCTTCGAAATAAACTCGAAACAAGTGAAGAGTAA